From Motilibacter peucedani, the proteins below share one genomic window:
- a CDS encoding transglycosylase domain-containing protein, whose product MSSSTRPPAPAKGFIDYPRAGRGMPWKLLPSWRQVLLLGVLGAAMLVGAFFVAYARTTVPSADAAAVAQTSTVYYSDGKTLMGKISGGTNRTMIPDIDTIPVVLRQAVMAAEDRDFQTNSGVSPKGIVRAFWTNIKGDSKSQGGSTITQQFVRNYYADVGQQKTYQRKIHEAILAIKINKQKSKDEILRDYLNTIWWGRRSNGLQAAAQAWFPRGLNDYKSLNLSQSAFLAGVIQAPDTFDYRRHEGAVDAGKRAKAEKRFRYVLSGMVQKGWITQQQADAAKLPQLVVRDDLVTNYSDSPTGYLLKFVRDELTNWGFTEQEVEGGGLRIITTFDHDAQVAAETAMDPDKGQFPKTDAEDVHAGLASIDVKTGAVIAMYGGKNYLERQINDATQPVLPGSTFKPFALAAAIEDGHSIFSRYYGNSPLPATGTRNEFGDDYGSRVSLLTGLEKSINTVYVDAAMDIGPEKVVHALTDAGVPADAPGLAAVPSVPLGTANVSPLNMALAYSSFAGQGVRVKKPHSVARVLYRDSRDPWKPPGNPTVKAFPKDVTADVTYALSQVVDAPGGTGTEARAVPGAVAGKTGTHGQDDNTLSAWFVGFSPRIATAVDFYKGNGREDLDGVGGDTHAAFFGGGFPAQIWTAYMKAAVQLKPWKTSDDFPERVCKNCNGQDTSNDSTPAPTSSPSSSPSTSATPVRPTPTPTPTPSQPATSEAPVEPAPDGSGAPAAPAAPQPGASG is encoded by the coding sequence TTGAGCAGCAGCACCCGGCCACCCGCGCCGGCGAAGGGCTTCATCGACTACCCGAGGGCCGGCCGCGGCATGCCGTGGAAGCTGCTGCCCTCGTGGCGCCAGGTGCTGCTGCTCGGGGTGCTCGGCGCGGCCATGCTCGTGGGCGCGTTCTTCGTGGCCTACGCGCGCACGACGGTGCCCAGCGCCGACGCCGCGGCGGTCGCGCAGACCTCGACCGTCTACTACTCCGACGGCAAGACGCTCATGGGCAAGATCTCCGGCGGCACCAACCGCACGATGATCCCCGACATCGACACCATCCCGGTGGTGCTGCGTCAGGCCGTGATGGCCGCCGAGGACCGCGACTTCCAGACCAACAGCGGCGTCTCGCCCAAGGGCATCGTCCGGGCGTTCTGGACCAACATCAAGGGCGACTCCAAGAGCCAGGGCGGCTCGACCATCACCCAGCAGTTCGTGCGCAACTACTACGCCGACGTCGGTCAGCAGAAGACCTACCAGCGCAAGATCCACGAGGCGATCCTCGCCATCAAGATCAACAAGCAGAAGTCCAAGGACGAGATCCTGCGCGACTACCTCAACACGATCTGGTGGGGGCGTCGCTCCAACGGGCTGCAGGCGGCCGCGCAGGCGTGGTTCCCCCGCGGCCTGAACGACTACAAGTCGCTCAACCTGAGCCAGTCGGCGTTCCTGGCGGGGGTCATCCAGGCGCCCGACACGTTCGACTACCGCCGGCACGAGGGCGCGGTCGACGCGGGCAAGCGGGCCAAGGCCGAGAAGCGCTTCCGCTACGTGCTCTCCGGCATGGTCCAGAAGGGCTGGATCACCCAGCAGCAGGCCGACGCCGCCAAGCTGCCGCAGCTGGTCGTCAGGGACGACCTGGTCACCAACTACAGCGACAGCCCCACCGGCTACCTGCTCAAGTTCGTCCGCGACGAGCTCACGAACTGGGGCTTCACCGAGCAGGAGGTCGAGGGCGGCGGGCTGCGGATCATCACCACGTTCGACCACGACGCCCAGGTCGCGGCCGAGACGGCGATGGACCCCGACAAGGGCCAGTTCCCCAAGACCGACGCCGAGGACGTGCACGCCGGGCTCGCCAGCATCGACGTGAAGACCGGCGCGGTGATCGCGATGTACGGCGGCAAGAACTACCTCGAGCGGCAGATCAACGACGCGACGCAGCCGGTTCTCCCCGGCTCGACGTTCAAGCCCTTCGCGCTGGCCGCGGCCATCGAGGACGGGCACAGCATCTTCTCGCGCTACTACGGCAACTCCCCGCTGCCGGCGACCGGCACGCGCAACGAGTTCGGCGACGACTACGGCTCCCGCGTGTCCCTGCTCACCGGGCTCGAGAAGTCCATCAACACCGTCTACGTCGACGCGGCCATGGACATCGGTCCCGAGAAGGTGGTGCACGCGCTCACCGACGCCGGCGTCCCTGCGGATGCGCCGGGTCTCGCTGCGGTCCCCTCCGTGCCGCTCGGCACGGCCAACGTCTCGCCGCTCAACATGGCGCTCGCCTACTCGAGCTTCGCCGGCCAGGGCGTGCGCGTGAAGAAGCCGCACTCGGTGGCTCGGGTGCTCTACCGCGACAGCCGCGACCCTTGGAAGCCGCCGGGCAACCCGACCGTCAAGGCCTTCCCCAAGGACGTCACGGCCGACGTGACCTACGCGCTCTCGCAGGTCGTCGATGCGCCGGGCGGCACGGGCACGGAGGCGCGCGCGGTCCCGGGTGCCGTGGCGGGCAAGACCGGCACCCACGGCCAGGACGACAACACCCTGTCGGCGTGGTTCGTCGGGTTCAGCCCGCGCATCGCCACGGCGGTCGACTTCTACAAGGGCAACGGGCGCGAGGACCTCGACGGCGTCGGCGGCGACACCCACGCCGCCTTCTTCGGCGGTGGCTTCCCGGCGCAGATCTGGACCGCCTACATGAAGGCCGCGGTCCAGCTGAAGCCCTGGAAGACCTCCGACGACTTCCCCGAGCGGGTCTGCAAGAACTGCAACGGGCAGGACACGTCCAACGACAGCACCCCTGCCCCGACGAGCTCGCCGAGCTCGTCGCCGAGCACGAGCGCGACACCCGTACGCCCGACGCCCACCCCCACGCCGACGCCGTCCCAGCCGGCGACCTCCGAGGCGCCGGTGGAGCCGGCGCCCGACGGCTCCGGCGCGCCCGCGGCCCCTGCCGCCCCGCAGCCGGGTGCGTCAGGGTAG
- a CDS encoding glycosyltransferase family 87 protein, whose product MSTPRSDPAPVPPREPTRTSRGGVLPTLDDPVVAGASELVGGPAGRRLLVESRWWTPLRVCLLFAALTTLVFGFGAKEHCRSSGWVPNNMYFHACYSDVPPLYSGRGLNQGLFPYVHSDAVLAAHGVYSQVEYPVLTGMLMWVEAKLVPGDSKDPFTTYFDINLLFATAFLLGMVALTALTARRRPWDAALVALAPAVGLAMTINWDMLAVVLLAGAMYAWARDRPALTGVLLGLGTAAKLYPALMLLPLLLLGWRTRRLGPVGAVAGWGALTWFNCNIAFVLVNFEGWKEFYSLSQSRPAGFSSIWYVLQINGHGFTPLNTWASGLTVVLFLAIAVLALKAPRRPRLASLTFLVVAAFLLTNKVYSPQYLLWLVPLAALARPRWRDFWIWQAGELVHFFGIWLYLGQYADPKRGLGDTGYTWTVLAHVAGTLWLAGIIVRDILRPECDPVRADGLDDDPAGGVFDGAPDAGPAAVAEDRPAVPVAG is encoded by the coding sequence GTGAGCACTCCGCGAAGCGACCCCGCGCCCGTCCCGCCCAGGGAGCCCACGCGTACGTCGCGGGGCGGCGTGCTGCCGACCCTCGACGACCCGGTGGTGGCGGGCGCGAGCGAGCTCGTCGGCGGGCCGGCCGGCCGGCGCCTGCTCGTCGAGTCGCGGTGGTGGACCCCGCTGCGCGTGTGCCTGCTGTTCGCGGCGCTGACGACGCTGGTCTTCGGCTTCGGGGCCAAGGAGCACTGCCGGTCGTCGGGCTGGGTGCCCAACAACATGTACTTCCACGCCTGCTACAGCGACGTGCCGCCGCTCTACTCGGGCCGCGGGCTCAACCAGGGACTGTTCCCCTACGTCCACAGCGACGCGGTGCTCGCCGCCCACGGCGTCTACAGCCAGGTCGAGTACCCCGTGCTCACCGGGATGCTGATGTGGGTCGAGGCGAAGCTGGTGCCGGGCGACAGCAAGGACCCGTTCACCACCTACTTCGACATCAACCTGCTGTTCGCCACGGCCTTCCTGCTCGGCATGGTCGCGCTCACCGCGCTGACCGCTCGCCGACGGCCCTGGGACGCGGCGCTCGTCGCGCTCGCCCCCGCTGTCGGGCTGGCGATGACCATCAACTGGGACATGCTCGCGGTGGTGCTGCTGGCCGGGGCGATGTACGCGTGGGCGCGCGACAGACCGGCGCTGACCGGGGTGCTGCTCGGGCTCGGCACGGCGGCGAAGCTCTACCCGGCACTGATGCTGCTGCCGCTGCTGCTGCTGGGGTGGCGGACCAGACGGCTCGGCCCGGTCGGAGCGGTCGCCGGGTGGGGTGCGCTCACCTGGTTCAACTGCAACATCGCCTTCGTGCTCGTGAACTTCGAGGGCTGGAAGGAGTTCTACTCGCTGAGCCAGAGCCGCCCGGCCGGCTTCAGCTCGATCTGGTACGTGCTCCAGATCAACGGCCACGGCTTCACCCCGCTCAACACCTGGGCCAGCGGCCTCACAGTCGTGCTCTTCCTCGCCATCGCAGTGCTCGCGCTGAAAGCGCCACGCAGACCACGCCTGGCCTCCCTGACCTTCCTCGTGGTGGCTGCGTTCCTGCTCACCAACAAGGTCTACTCGCCGCAGTACCTCCTGTGGCTGGTGCCGCTGGCTGCCCTCGCCCGGCCGCGCTGGCGCGACTTCTGGATCTGGCAGGCCGGCGAGCTCGTCCACTTCTTCGGCATCTGGCTCTACCTGGGGCAGTACGCCGACCCGAAGCGCGGCCTCGGCGACACCGGCTACACCTGGACCGTGCTCGCGCACGTCGCCGGCACGCTGTGGCTCGCCGGCATCATCGTGCGCGACATCCTGCGGCCCGAGTGCGACCCGGTGCGCGCCGACGGACTCGACGACGACCCGGCGGGCGGCGTGTTCGACGGTGCTCCGGACGCCGGTCCTGCTGCGGTGGCGGAGGACCGGCCGGCCGTCCCCGTCGCCGGGTGA